The sequence TCTAAAAAAGTTAATGGAATCTTTTTCCGACAAGAATAAAAACCGCAGATAAGGATAATATGCAAACAAAAAGTCCAAGTGGTTGTTTTGGGGTTTTTTCATCAGATGTCTTTGGAGGGGAGGGGAGAGGAGGTTTTGTTGGTCGTGCGGTTACTTCTTCAACTGAACTTGTTACAATTGGTGTAATATCAATGGTTAGAACAGGAGTAGGCTCTTCGGTTGGTTCAGGTGTCGGTGATGGGGTTGGTGTAGGGGTTTCTGACTCCTCCTCCTCATCATCTGAAGATTCATTCGCTCCATTTTCTTCCTTTTCATCATCAGTTTCATCTTGTTTCTTTTCTTCAGGTTTTACTTTACTCAGGGTTATCGTCGTCTTCAGACTTGTGGTGATACCATCTCCAGGGTTTTTCTCACCAATATCATTCACCTGTATTGATGCCCACGCAGTATATTCACCTTCCGGATAGATGGTGTCATCCTTCGTTTCCCACGCTGCACCAGTGTCAAAAGGACTATAGTATACAAAAATATTTTCAAGATTATAAGACCCGGTAGGAGACTGGAGTGTAGTGTAAACGGTTTCATTCGGACCGGTAAGATTTATCCTGACAGGAACTCCTGCTGAACCAGGACGCTCACTTAACACATACATATTTGTCGATATTTTAAATGAGACTAGGTTTCCTTTTTTAATCCATTCTGGTTCATGATCAATCCCCTGTTCAACTACATCAAACTGAATCCAGGGATCTTCAACCTTAAATACTGGTTTTTTACTAACCAGCCCATACCATGTCCCCGTTTTCCCGGAAAAGAACGCAGGATCTACAAAAAAATGCCGGGCATCCATGACCTTTGCCCGTGAATCAGGTGTTCCTTCGGGTGAACCGGAACTCCAGAATGCAATTTCATCACCTGCACGGACATTACAATCAGAAATGTCAATATCATTCTCTCCAACGAACACAACGCCATCCTTTGGTACTTTTGAATCCAGGGCAAGCACCCCGGATGAGAGGATAAGCAGAGATATAATAAGAATGAGAAAAACCCTGGGACAATTCATACACTAGATTATTATATCCGGTTTTTTTAGGGTTTTGTGTACCTTGTTATTATCAGAGCAGAAGAAGAATATATTTACCCCCGGAGAGGTGCTATCACGCAGCTTGCTCTTGTTATTCTGGTTCTTGTCTTTATCCTTATTGCTGTTCGACAGGTTGGCGGGTACTCAATCCGCATATGGCAGATCATGCTTATCGGGGCAGGTGGGGTACTTTTTACTGGTCAGATATCCCTTTCTGATGCATTCCATGCAATAAATCCAGGAGTTATGTTTTTTTTACTTGGAATGTTCGTTATTGGAGAGGGGGTGAAATCCAGTGGCATACTTGAGGATTGTATCTCTTGGATCTGTCACCATGCACATTCTGGTGAAATGTTACTCGCTCTCATCATCGGGACCATGGGACTGTTATCAGCGGTGCTCATGAATGACACGATTGCTATCATCGGGGCACCACTCATCCTAACGATCGCAGATCGTTTTTTAATATCAAAACCAGGGGCCATGATCGCCCTTTGTTTTTCAGTCACAACAGGAAGTGTGTTCAGTCCTATAGGCAATCCACAAAATTATCTCATTGCTTCCTACATACCAGAACTATCACCATATTTGCTCTTTTTCATTGGTCTTTTTATTCCAACTATCCTTTCAATGGGTGTAATTTATGCAATTCTTCGTCCTCTTTTTCGAAAGGTAGAACCTGAAAACTTGGATTGTATGTTACTTATAAGTAGGATGGCGATAGACCGCTGGCCTGTTTATCTTTCATTCATTATCCTTGTGGTGGGAGTTGGTCTCCAGATCCTGGATGGGCTGCAGATATGGAAATGGTCAATTCCAATTGAGTGGATTGCATTAACTGGTGCAATCCCTGTTGTAGTATTTTCAAAAGACAAAATACGGCTTTTCAAGGATATTGATTGGTATACCCTCATCTTTTTTGCAGCTATGTTCATACTTATGCAGAGTGTTTATGACACAGGTTTTTTTCAGGATTTACTCCCGGAGACCGGAATTTCTGACGTTTTTTTTGTTATGACTGCAGGCGTTCTACTCTCACAAGTAATCTCAAATGTTCCCTTTGTAGCTCTTTTTCAGCCACTCCTGCTCTCACCAGGTGTCTCTCCATCTGTCATCCTTGCTCTTGCTGCAGGAAGTACCATTGCTGGAAATCTCACTATCCTGGGAGCAGCAAGTAATGTGATTATCATTCAGCAGGCAGAGAGGAGAGGAGTACATATTCCAATGATGCTTTTTTGCCGATATGGCATTCCGGTAACGATATGCCAGATGCTCATTTATACCGTATATATTCATTTCATCTGCCTATTTGGTTTTTAAAAAGGATTTCACGTATTGCATGGCATATATTTATAATTAGAAAATCGAAGAAACAAATCCGGACCTTTGAGACATTTATGCCCGGAATATTAGTTGTTGATGGCAAACCCACACATCGGGACTATTTGGCTGACATATTAACTAATGCCGGATATCAGGTAACCGGAAAAGCATCATCCGGTGCTGAGGCAATATCATTGTTTCATCAGAATAAGCCTGATCTCGTAACGTTGGATCTGATAATGCCGGATATGAATGGTATGGACCTTCTGAAAGTCATGAAAGGGACCAGTCCGTCAGTCTCCTTTCTCATCTGTACCTCAATTTATCATGAGATGATCCCTGATCTTGCGAAAAGAACCGGAGCTGAAGCTTTGTTTCAGAAGCCTGTTTCAGCTTCAAACCTCCTTGAAACAGTATCTGCGATCATGGGAACACCATCCCTGCAAACACAATAGAATATATCGGTAATTGATCCGGGAAGGGAACCCGGATCAAGAAAAGTTTATGGGGTGTATCCATTTCCGGATTCAGGCAGATTATTGTGCGGGGAGTGCTGGATGGGGGGTTTAAATGTATCTGCCTGAACCGGTCATGTCTCTTCTGGTTTCATTAATTCCTCTGGTGAGGACGGCATACCGGATGGGTAGGTGTGGGGCTTTACATGGAACAGCTTTGGTATCACCTCCAGTCATTTCCGTGCAGGATTGTTCCTGCGCATGTATAGTTATATTTACATTCTGTTATATCTACTTTCCTCATGGACAAGCATACTCAGCATTTTGTTATCGCTAGCACGCATCGACCATGAATTTATGAGGAATTCTCTTCAAAAATAAATATCTCTTCAATCGTAACTTGAAACCTACGGGCCATTCTAAACGCTAATTCAAGGGACGGATCATATTTTCCCTTTTCAATAGCGAGAATGGTTTGCCTGGTAACACCAACTTCCCTGGCAAGATCTTCTTGCGTTAGATCATACATCGCACGGAAAACCTTGATTTTATTCTTCATCCTCCCCTCCGGCACCAAATTTTCGCTCGTACCAGGAGATGAAGAGGATGTAGACAATTATCATCAGAAAGACAATAAACATGAGAAGGAATGAAAAACGAGCTATCTGATAAGAAAAAGGACCGAATGTATCTCCCCCGATACTAATAACCACACCTCCAAGAGCATATGAAAAAAGAGTTATTCCCATAACCTGAAGGGTTCTCAAAGATGCCTTCTCAGTGATAAGATGAGAACGTTCATCAGTAATTACATCATCCACCATCTGCCTTGAAATCCAGGCAGCAAGTACCCCAATTACTACAGCTCCGGTCATAATCAGGGGTTCAAGGTTCTCTACTGACCAGTAAAATATTCCAACCTCGAGGATTGCGATGATACCTAGGAGAAGGAAATATGTGTATTGCTTCATAATGCTTTGTAACGGATTAGTGTATCTACCCCGAATAGGATAATGATATTTGTCAATATACCAGATAAAACCCCGATCAGGCTCTTGCATATGACAAGCAGGTGGATTTGAATGGAGTCAGAACCTCCGATACAAGTATTGTTTGTAGATGATGAACCGGGCCTGCTTTCTGCGATCCGGGATTATCTGACGATCGTATATTCAATCGGAGTTGAGGTTTGTAATTCGGGTTCTGATGCCCTGACCAGAGAAGATCTGTTTGCGTTTGACTGCCTCATTATCGATTATGAAATGCCGGATATCGATGGGATTGTTCTGTTAACTGAAATCCGGTCGATGAATCAGGATATTCCGATTATTTTTTTTACCGGAAAAGGACATGAAGAAGTTGCGATACAGGCGATCAATGCAGGAGCAGATTATTACATAAAGAAAGGCGGAAATCCAGAAGAACTCTTTACGGAACTCGCGCATTATATCCATAAAGGAGTGCGAAGATATCGGGCAGAAAAGTCACTTGTTGAAAAAGAGCGCCAATATCGGGCTGTCGTCGAGGATCTCACAGAATTTGTCTGCAGATTGGATCCAGACGGTGTCATCATCTTTGTGAATTCGGCATTTCTCAATAACCTTCAGGTTCCTTATGACATTTTAAGTGGAGTAAACTTTCATTCTCTCTATCCAGATCATCAAGGAAAGATACAGGACATTATCGAGTTTTGTGACCCAGATAATCCGTCAGCAGAGATAGAATTACCATTTACCGGGGTACACGGAAAAATAATCTGGCACCAATGGACAATTCGGGTCATCTATGATAATGTATTTAATATACTGGAGATCCAGGCTGTCGGAAGAGATATTTCCAAACAACGCGAAACAGAAAGGCAAGAATCTGTTCTACGCAATCTGGGACTCTCTCTTGCAACCAGTTCATCTACTGAAGCGGCATTGAATTCATCCCTTTCTGCTGCAATTGAGATAAGTGAGTGTCAGACAGGAGCAGTATATCTTCACAACCGCATGAGTGGAAAACTCACACCCTTTCTTGAACAGGGGCCATATCGGGCAGCATTATACAGATTTTTAGAGGATTTTTTCAAAAATCAGAATGATATACTCCTTGCCCCAGGTAATCCAGTATATGTCAGCCTGACAGATCTGCACCAATATGAAACCCGATTCTCTTCATTTGCATTTATTCCGATCCTTCGTTTTGGAGATATCATGGGTTGGATTATTCTTGCATCAGACAACCT comes from Methanospirillum hungatei and encodes:
- a CDS encoding DUF3821 domain-containing protein codes for the protein MNCPRVFLILIISLLILSSGVLALDSKVPKDGVVFVGENDIDISDCNVRAGDEIAFWSSGSPEGTPDSRAKVMDARHFFVDPAFFSGKTGTWYGLVSKKPVFKVEDPWIQFDVVEQGIDHEPEWIKKGNLVSFKISTNMYVLSERPGSAGVPVRINLTGPNETVYTTLQSPTGSYNLENIFVYYSPFDTGAAWETKDDTIYPEGEYTAWASIQVNDIGEKNPGDGITTSLKTTITLSKVKPEEKKQDETDDEKEENGANESSDDEEEESETPTPTPSPTPEPTEEPTPVLTIDITPIVTSSVEEVTARPTKPPLPSPPKTSDEKTPKQPLGLFVCILSLSAVFILVGKRFH
- a CDS encoding SLC13 family permease, translated to MYLVIIRAEEEYIYPRRGAITQLALVILVLVFILIAVRQVGGYSIRIWQIMLIGAGGVLFTGQISLSDAFHAINPGVMFFLLGMFVIGEGVKSSGILEDCISWICHHAHSGEMLLALIIGTMGLLSAVLMNDTIAIIGAPLILTIADRFLISKPGAMIALCFSVTTGSVFSPIGNPQNYLIASYIPELSPYLLFFIGLFIPTILSMGVIYAILRPLFRKVEPENLDCMLLISRMAIDRWPVYLSFIILVVGVGLQILDGLQIWKWSIPIEWIALTGAIPVVVFSKDKIRLFKDIDWYTLIFFAAMFILMQSVYDTGFFQDLLPETGISDVFFVMTAGVLLSQVISNVPFVALFQPLLLSPGVSPSVILALAAGSTIAGNLTILGAASNVIIIQQAERRGVHIPMMLFCRYGIPVTICQMLIYTVYIHFICLFGF
- a CDS encoding response regulator; protein product: MPGILVVDGKPTHRDYLADILTNAGYQVTGKASSGAEAISLFHQNKPDLVTLDLIMPDMNGMDLLKVMKGTSPSVSFLICTSIYHEMIPDLAKRTGAEALFQKPVSASNLLETVSAIMGTPSLQTQ
- a CDS encoding helix-turn-helix transcriptional regulator, with amino-acid sequence MKNKIKVFRAMYDLTQEDLAREVGVTRQTILAIEKGKYDPSLELAFRMARRFQVTIEEIFIFEENSS
- a CDS encoding DUF2178 domain-containing protein, producing the protein MKQYTYFLLLGIIAILEVGIFYWSVENLEPLIMTGAVVIGVLAAWISRQMVDDVITDERSHLITEKASLRTLQVMGITLFSYALGGVVISIGGDTFGPFSYQIARFSFLLMFIVFLMIIVYILFISWYERKFGAGGEDEE